The following proteins are co-located in the Gorilla gorilla gorilla isolate KB3781 chromosome 7, NHGRI_mGorGor1-v2.1_pri, whole genome shotgun sequence genome:
- the SMIM19 gene encoding small integral membrane protein 19, which translates to MAGGYGVMGDDGSIDYTVHEAWNEATNVYLIVILVSFGLFMYAKRNKRRIMRIFSVPPTEETLSEPNFYDTISKIRLRQQLEMYSISRKYDYQQPQNQADSVQLSLE; encoded by the exons ATGGCTGGGGGTTATGGAGTGATGGGTGACGATGGTTCTATTGATTATACTGTTCACGAAGCCTGGAATGAAGCCACCAATGTTTACTTGATAGTTATCCTTGTTAGCTTCGGTCTCTTCATGTATGCCAAAAG GAACAAAAGGAGAATTATGAGGATATTCAGTGTGCCACCTACAGAGGAAACTTTGTCAGAGCCCAACTTTTATGACACGATAAGCAAGATTCGTTTAAGACAACAACTGGAAATGTATTCCATTT CAAGAAAGTACGACTATCAGCAGCCACAAAACCAAGCTGACAGTGTGCAACTCTCATTGGAATGA